GGCGTTCGTGCTCTAGCCAGCTCATGCAGAACATCATTTTCAGCAGCTCAAATCCCAAAATGTAGTTGAAGACGTTGTTGCGCTCTTCTGCGCTGAGCACCAGCTTGAGGGCCGATTCTAGATACATATCTGGCTGGCGGCGCGTGTCTTGGGCGGAGTGAATGTAGAACTGACGAATGTAGCTGCGCAGTAGGGCTTCATCTAATTCTGTGTCGATATGAAAGTCCCTGAGGTATTGGGTGACGCGATGTTGGGTATCGCGATCGTCCAACTTACGAGACACCAGCCCATCGGCGGTATATTCGTCTAAAAATTCGGCTTGCACGTCGGGCGAAGAGACCCGCATCAGATGGCAGAGCAGCAAAACATAGCGCCGCTGATGCCACGGCAAGCTTTCAAACCAATCCTTCGCCTCCGGCGGCAGTTTGCCGAAAATGCTGCCAATTTGTAGGATTTCAGGTGTTAACTTGCCATCGTCTGACAGGTACATAGCCACGGTCATCCATCAATCAAGTCTTGAGAATACTCAACAATGGCACACATCTGTCACCGTGAAAGGACGGAATTTAACACGATGGCAATTACGTGAGCGTGAATCCGGTACTACGATCGCTCCCTTTTGCCCCTTAGACCACCACTAGAGTCTTTGGTCTTGATGGTCTAGATTTAACTCTAGATGAACAGAAGCCCAGACTATGGATTCCTGTCGCTGTCAGACGCGTCGTATCTTGCGCAGGGGTATTTTAATCTTAGCCAGATTCAACAATCTTGAGGTGGAATGTTCCACCTCAAGGGGGCTGCTTATGAGGTTGGCGAGGAAGAGGCTCCATGGAGCTTAGCCCACTCTTGGCGCAGATCATCCACGGTAAATATGGCTTCGAAGTGAAGCTGGTGCTGTTCGTAAAGCTCGCGGCCGCCCTGCTTACGATCGACAAAGGCCAGGACTCGATCCACCTGATAGCCATGGCTGCGTAGACGGTCTACGGCTTTTAGGGCCGATTGCCCTGTGGTCACCACATCTTCTAGGACGACAACCGGACTGCCCGCCGGCAGGGGCAACCCTTCAATATAGGCCTGGGTGCCGTGGCCCTTGGCTTCTTTGCGCACGATCAGCGCAGCCAGCGATCGCCCCTCATAGCCTGCAACCACACTAACAGCAGTCACCATGGGGTCGGCTCCTAGGGTCAGACCCGCGACGGCGATCGCTTGGTCTGGAATCGAGGACAAGAGCACCCGACCCACGGCGATCGCCCCTTGGGGATGGAGGGTGACCTGTTTACCATTGATGTAGTAATCCGTATGTTGGCCGGAGGTGAGCAAAAAGTCGCCTTCGCGATAGGCCACCTGGCAAATCAGGGTCAGCAAATAGGCCCGCAGATCGGCGATGGGAGCCGTGGTCAGGGATAGAGTAGGCTCGGTTTGAAACTGAATATCTGGCATCGGAGAAAAGAAAAGGGAACAAAATGGGTTGCCACGGGCGATCGCTCTCCGGATCAATCCGTGGAGTAGCCGCGAGTTATCGGCCTGCAGCACCAACCTGCACCACCAATCTGTAGCAGATTCATGGGCGGGGATAGCAGCGATCGCATTCCTTAAATCCTAATCGGGAATGCCTCGTGATGAACGTTGAATCCAGGGTGCAGGAGTTGAACCCGCCTAAAGCGAATTATGAGTTCGCTGCCTAATCCGCTCGGCCAACCCTGGGATAGACCAATATCGTCTTTATTTTAACCCGTGCGTGCAGTGGGTGTTGATCTGGATTTTCATCAGATAGTGCGTAGCATCTTCGA
The genomic region above belongs to Candidatus Obscuribacterales bacterium and contains:
- the pyrE gene encoding orotate phosphoribosyltransferase, yielding MPDIQFQTEPTLSLTTAPIADLRAYLLTLICQVAYREGDFLLTSGQHTDYYINGKQVTLHPQGAIAVGRVLLSSIPDQAIAVAGLTLGADPMVTAVSVVAGYEGRSLAALIVRKEAKGHGTQAYIEGLPLPAGSPVVVLEDVVTTGQSALKAVDRLRSHGYQVDRVLAFVDRKQGGRELYEQHQLHFEAIFTVDDLRQEWAKLHGASSSPTS